The Hymenobacter oligotrophus genome segment CGCGCCCGGCCAGAACAACCACATCAACTACGAGCCCAGCTCGCTCAACGGCCTGAAGGAAGCGCCCCGCAGCGCCCCCGATCACATGCCGCAGTACACCGGCCGGGTAATGCGCCAGACCATCGACCGGCAGAACAACTTCAAGCAAGCCGGCGAGCGGTACCGCCTGCACGAAGACTGGGAGCGAAACGACCTCATCAGCAACATGGTGGGCGCCCTTTCGGATGCCAACAAGGTCATCCAAGACAAGATGATTGAGTTGTGCTCTAACTGCGACCCAGATTGGGGTAACCGCCTCGCCGATGGCTTGAAAGCCGCCGCCAGTAACAAGCAAGCCAAGGGCGGTAACCAACACAACGAGAGCAAGCAGAAACAAGCCGTGGCGCAGGCCGAAGCCCAGGCGCACGAAGCCACCCCGTATTAACTACGCGGCGCTCAATGCTGCTTAATTAAAAAGGGCCGGAAATACATCCGGCCCTTTTTTGTGTTCGACGGCCAAGCGGCCCTAGGTGCTTATCGACAATCCCCCGAGCCATCAGCTTTGGCCAACGCCAAAACCTAGCTTTTCCAGCTCTTCGTACACGCGGTGCACGGGCAAACCCATTACGTTGAAGTAGGAGCCCTCCAGGCGCGTAACGGCTACCAGCCCAATCCAATCCTGGGCGCCGTACGCGCCGGCTTTGTCGAGCGGGTGGTAGTTGCGCACGTAATAGCGGATCTCGGCTTCAGACAGCGGGCGGAAGTGTACGCGCGTCTGGTCGGAGAATACGACTTGCTGACCTTGGCCGGTGAGCAGGCACACGCCGGTGTATACATCGTGGGCGCGGCCTTGCAGTTGCGTGAGCATGCGCACCGCCTCTACTTCGTCGGCGGGTTTGTTCAGCACCTCAGCGCCGAGGCACACAATGGTATCGGCCGTAAGCAGTACGTCGTCGGGCTCTAAGTCGGTGCGGTAGGCGCTGGCTTTGTGAGCGGCTAGGTACTCGGCTATTTCGGCGCGCTGCAAGTGCTCGGGGTATGCCTCGTCGACTTCCTTCAGGCGCACCTCGTAGGTCAGCCCTAGGTCGGTGAGCAATTGCCGCCGCCGCGGAGAGTTAGACGCTAGGAGTAAACGGGGCATACGGCACGGGTTCGTTGTCGCGGATGCTGGTGAACAGCAGGCCGCCCAGGGTTTTGGGGTAGAAGAAGGTCGACTTGGGGGGCATAACGGCGCCCGTGTGGCAAACTCGTTCTACTTCTTCCATTGTTACCTCGTTGGTAATTATCGCGGCGCGGGCTTCGCCGGAATCCACGCGTTTAAGGCACTCGGCAAAGTTGCGCACGTAGGCCACGCCGGGCCACTGCCGCTGGGCATCGGGCCCCACAACACCTAGGGCCCGCTCCAGCACAAAATAGTGCATCACGGTCAGGTCGAGGGCTTTTACCTCGGGGGTGGTGTTCCAGTCGAGCAGGGCATGGGCCTCGGGCCGTAAACGGAGCTTGTACGGCAAGCCGCCTAGGTACAAGCCAAACGCCCACTGCTTGCCAGCAATAATCTCAGGCAGTATATAGGCGTCTTCTTGCGGCGTTACCACAAAGTGCAGCTTCAGACGTTCCAGCAATTCCTCATCGGTTAGGCCGTTGGGCAACTCGAGCAACAAGCGGTGCGTGGGCAAAATGCGCAAGTCGTCGGAAGCAGCGTTGGTGAGGTACATGAGGTGGTAGTGCCACGGCTCGTGCCCGTTGTGGGTGTGGTCGGCAGCCATGCGGGCTTGGCGGTAAGCCAACGACCCTTCGTAGCGGTGGTGCCCATCGGCCAGAATCACCTGTTTGTCGCGGAGCAGCTCCTGAAACCGCCGGATGACTTGGGCATCCTGAATGACGGCCAGCACGTCGCGCGCGCCTTGGTAGTCTTCCTCGGTTTGGCACAGCGGGTCGAGGATGGCCTCGTCGAGGTAGCGCTCCAGCTCGTGGGCATCGTCGCGGTACAGCCCGTGGGTGGCGCTGGTCTGAAACTGCGTGCGTGCCAGCAGTTCGGCGCGGTCGTTTACGGCCGCAGGCAGGGTGTTTTCGTGGCGCAGCACCATGTTGTCGGCCCAGTCGTAGGCACGAA includes the following:
- a CDS encoding Maf-like protein encodes the protein MPRLLLASNSPRRRQLLTDLGLTYEVRLKEVDEAYPEHLQRAEIAEYLAAHKASAYRTDLEPDDVLLTADTIVCLGAEVLNKPADEVEAVRMLTQLQGRAHDVYTGVCLLTGQGQQVVFSDQTRVHFRPLSEAEIRYYVRNYHPLDKAGAYGAQDWIGLVAVTRLEGSYFNVMGLPVHRVYEELEKLGFGVGQS
- a CDS encoding DUF1015 domain-containing protein, which produces MSPKKLAEIQPVRAWRYNPELSQRIDDYVSPLFDVVSQKQREVLYHNPLNSIHLSVPRQGHDPAGEALRRLIEWQQTGVLQQDALPGIYAYYQYFRLPGSTREYCRKGFMCHIRAYDWADNMVLRHENTLPAAVNDRAELLARTQFQTSATHGLYRDDAHELERYLDEAILDPLCQTEEDYQGARDVLAVIQDAQVIRRFQELLRDKQVILADGHHRYEGSLAYRQARMAADHTHNGHEPWHYHLMYLTNAASDDLRILPTHRLLLELPNGLTDEELLERLKLHFVVTPQEDAYILPEIIAGKQWAFGLYLGGLPYKLRLRPEAHALLDWNTTPEVKALDLTVMHYFVLERALGVVGPDAQRQWPGVAYVRNFAECLKRVDSGEARAAIITNEVTMEEVERVCHTGAVMPPKSTFFYPKTLGGLLFTSIRDNEPVPYAPFTPSV